The Allochromatium tepidum genome has a window encoding:
- the ftsY gene encoding signal recognition particle-docking protein FtsY: MFGFGKKHQPTAPSEPRSIDNREPSMPPVAPSESTAQPPASSSAEAPKKPWFGKLFRSNKPAVAESEPASVPAAAEPAREPSPPKTRPVSSKAPEPSTVVTALPQAELGTEMETAPKRSALARLRERLSKSRTQLGGGLGSLLRGRRKIDDELLEELETLLITADVGIETSTRLIADLTARVKRKKITDPEALLAALKEDLRAILRAVDGPVKQPAPGKPQVVLMVGVNGAGKTTTIGKLAKRLQEDGNSVILAAGDTFRAAAVEQLETWGERNGVPVVAQHTGADSASVIFDALQAATARGADVLIADTAGRLHTKTNLMDELSKVARVLKKLDPEAPHEVMLVVDATTGQNALNQAEHFHRAVGLTGITLTKLDGTAKGGILFAIAERLRVPIRFIGVGESIEDLRPFDPDEFVEALLG; this comes from the coding sequence ATGTTCGGTTTCGGAAAGAAACACCAGCCCACCGCCCCTTCCGAACCTCGTTCGATCGACAACCGCGAACCGTCGATGCCGCCGGTTGCCCCAAGCGAAAGCACGGCACAACCGCCGGCTTCCAGTAGCGCAGAAGCACCCAAGAAGCCCTGGTTCGGCAAGCTCTTCCGCTCGAACAAGCCGGCGGTCGCCGAGTCCGAGCCGGCATCGGTCCCTGCCGCCGCCGAGCCGGCGCGCGAACCGTCGCCGCCGAAGACTCGACCCGTGTCGTCCAAGGCCCCCGAACCCTCGACCGTCGTCACTGCCCTGCCCCAGGCCGAGCTCGGCACCGAGATGGAGACGGCCCCCAAACGCAGCGCACTGGCACGTCTGCGCGAACGCCTCTCCAAGTCACGCACCCAGCTCGGCGGCGGACTCGGCAGCCTACTGCGCGGACGCCGGAAGATCGACGACGAGCTGCTCGAAGAGCTCGAGACCCTGCTCATCACCGCCGATGTCGGCATCGAGACCAGCACACGCCTCATCGCCGATCTCACCGCGCGGGTGAAGCGCAAGAAGATCACCGATCCCGAGGCACTGCTCGCGGCGCTCAAGGAGGATCTGCGCGCCATCCTGCGCGCCGTCGACGGTCCGGTCAAGCAGCCCGCGCCCGGCAAGCCGCAGGTCGTCCTCATGGTCGGCGTCAACGGCGCCGGCAAGACCACCACCATCGGCAAGCTCGCCAAGCGGCTGCAAGAGGACGGCAACAGCGTCATCCTCGCCGCCGGCGACACCTTCCGCGCCGCCGCCGTCGAGCAGTTGGAGACCTGGGGCGAGCGCAACGGCGTGCCGGTCGTCGCCCAGCACACGGGCGCCGACTCGGCCTCGGTGATCTTCGACGCCCTCCAGGCCGCCACCGCGCGTGGTGCCGACGTGCTGATCGCCGACACGGCCGGGCGCCTGCACACCAAGACCAATCTGATGGACGAGCTGTCCAAGGTCGCGCGCGTGCTCAAGAAGCTCGACCCCGAAGCCCCGCACGAGGTGATGCTGGTGGTCGACGCCACCACCGGCCAGAACGCGCTCAACCAGGCCGAGCACTTCCATCGCGCCGTGGGGCTGACCGGCATCACGCTCACCAAGCTCGACGGCACAGCCAAGGGCGGGATCCTGTTCGCCATCGCCGAGCGACTGCGGGTGCCGATCCGCTTCATCGGCGTGGGCGAGTCGAT